Proteins encoded together in one bacterium window:
- a CDS encoding terminase family protein, whose translation MEFFETVGRINGEPIRFYPYQRQVLTCPDRFVLWLKARQTGASWGLGCRALYKALFDPATRWGYLAAGERQGKEWLEEVLMMWEELPSAWRLPTRVKTTTRLAFRHGGSISILPVNPGTVRSGRFSDLMLDEFAHVADDKALMAAALPRISRSKHGGLYIVSTPLGQRGMFHRMWTDREQFPQFRRMETPWQDCPDLDPEVISIARATLGDEGFAQEYELSFLDETLTFFPYDLFLANQGDIEV comes from the coding sequence GTGGAGTTCTTCGAGACCGTCGGCCGGATAAACGGCGAGCCTATACGGTTTTATCCGTACCAACGCCAAGTGCTTACCTGCCCCGACCGATTCGTTTTGTGGCTGAAGGCCCGTCAGACCGGGGCGAGCTGGGGCTTGGGATGCAGGGCGCTCTATAAGGCCTTGTTCGACCCGGCTACGCGATGGGGTTATCTCGCCGCCGGCGAGCGCCAGGGTAAAGAGTGGCTAGAGGAAGTCCTCATGATGTGGGAGGAACTGCCGTCGGCCTGGCGGTTACCGACGCGCGTGAAAACCACGACTCGTTTAGCGTTCAGGCATGGCGGTTCCATCTCGATCCTCCCGGTCAACCCGGGGACGGTGCGCTCGGGGCGGTTCAGCGACCTGATGCTTGACGAGTTCGCCCACGTCGCGGACGACAAGGCGCTAATGGCCGCGGCGCTCCCCAGAATATCCCGGTCCAAACACGGCGGGTTATACATCGTGTCCACGCCGCTCGGCCAGCGGGGCATGTTCCACAGGATGTGGACGGACCGGGAGCAGTTCCCGCAGTTCAGACGGATGGAGACACCGTGGCAGGACTGCCCGGACCTGGACCCGGAGGTTATAAGCATCGCCCGGGCAACGCTCGGAGACGAGGGATTCGCCCAGGAGTACGAGCTATCGTTCCTGGACGAGACGTTGACCTTCTTCCCCTACGATCTCTTCCTGGCGAACCAGGGAGACATCGAGGTA
- a CDS encoding helix-turn-helix domain-containing protein codes for MPDYPAADPEGMITIRRAAALLRVSIRTARRYVQEGRFPAWKLGAVLWVHESDVRDYVEKCRVTS; via the coding sequence ATGCCTGACTACCCCGCAGCAGACCCCGAGGGCATGATAACCATCCGCAGGGCGGCGGCCCTGCTGCGGGTGAGCATCCGCACGGCTCGACGCTATGTCCAGGAGGGGCGGTTCCCCGCGTGGAAGCTCGGGGCGGTGCTGTGGGTCCATGAGAGCGACGTCCGCGATTACGTGGAGAAGTGCCGTGTCACCTCCTAA